One Nostoc sp. UHCC 0302 DNA window includes the following coding sequences:
- a CDS encoding D-alanyl-D-alanine carboxypeptidase gives MLELLGSGLVTLWLEKAGIQINYLDALDALAWQISPSLVLASDPNPSGNTTVQEYLKELITSKLIAQNLKENQGIWIQSGPMLMANHQGTTPLPAASLTKIATSLVAFKTWGPDHQFETLVSATGPVVNGVLEGDLVIAGGGDPMFVWQEGIALGNTLNQIGIKQVKGNLVITGNFAMNFQRYPFLAGQMLKQALNYAIWNRSVLFQYSTMPKGTPKPQVKITGTVKVNLQSTPQQNLLVRHRSLPLQQLIKEMNVFSNNDMAEMLAESVGGFSVVQSTAANMAGVPQSEIQLINGSGLGPENRISPRAICAMFMALEREAVAHQMNLADLFLTSGLDHRGTIHRRHIPVATVIKTGTLHDVSSLAGVMPTRDRGLVWFAILNRGTNPAGFRSEQDKLLQNLMKQLQLPQVVPTILTPHLAMNSLPQIGVDSRNEILFRN, from the coding sequence ATGCTTGAGTTATTAGGTTCAGGCTTAGTAACGCTGTGGCTAGAAAAAGCTGGAATCCAAATCAATTATTTAGATGCTTTAGATGCACTAGCTTGGCAAATTAGTCCTAGCTTGGTTCTTGCCTCAGATCCGAATCCATCTGGAAACACTACAGTGCAAGAATATCTCAAGGAGCTAATCACATCAAAACTGATAGCACAGAATTTGAAAGAAAACCAAGGAATTTGGATACAGTCAGGGCCAATGCTTATGGCTAATCACCAAGGTACAACACCTCTGCCAGCTGCCTCTTTAACCAAAATTGCTACCTCATTAGTTGCTTTCAAAACCTGGGGGCCAGACCACCAATTTGAGACTTTGGTAAGTGCCACTGGGCCGGTAGTAAATGGGGTATTGGAAGGTGATTTAGTCATAGCTGGTGGTGGAGATCCGATGTTTGTTTGGCAGGAAGGAATAGCTTTAGGAAATACTCTCAATCAAATAGGCATCAAACAAGTAAAAGGAAATTTGGTAATTACTGGTAACTTCGCCATGAATTTCCAGCGTTATCCATTCTTGGCAGGTCAAATGCTCAAACAAGCACTAAATTATGCCATATGGAACCGCTCTGTTCTTTTCCAATATTCAACTATGCCCAAGGGAACGCCAAAGCCACAAGTCAAAATTACGGGTACTGTTAAAGTAAATTTACAATCCACTCCTCAACAAAATTTGTTAGTGCGTCATCGGTCTTTGCCTTTACAACAACTGATCAAAGAGATGAACGTTTTTAGTAACAATGATATGGCAGAGATGCTAGCAGAATCAGTGGGAGGTTTTAGTGTAGTCCAATCAACAGCCGCTAATATGGCTGGAGTACCACAGTCCGAAATTCAATTAATCAATGGTTCTGGACTAGGCCCAGAAAATCGCATTTCCCCTAGAGCAATTTGTGCAATGTTCATGGCGCTAGAGCGGGAAGCAGTAGCTCATCAGATGAATTTGGCTGATTTATTTCTCACTTCCGGGTTGGATCATCGAGGGACAATTCATCGCAGACATATTCCTGTTGCGACTGTAATTAAAACTGGGACATTGCATGATGTCAGTAGTTTAGCTGGTGTGATGCCTACACGCGATCGCGGTTTGGTCTGGTTTGCAATCCTAAACCGTGGCACAAACCCAGCAGGTTTCCGTTCTGAGCAAGATAAACTGTTGCAAAATTTGATGAAGCAGTTGCAACTACCTCAAGTAGTTCCTACTATCCTAACTCCCCACTTAGCGATGAACTCTTTACCTCAAATCGGTGTAGACAGTCGTAATGAAATTTTATTCAGAAACTAG
- a CDS encoding iron uptake porin: protein MSKAIWSFLRQAPLIVLVASVFGYSRLAIASPGNNTTSKSESNQTEQSLDSTDAVAQVTSVSQLSDVQPTDWAFQALQSLVERYGCIAGYPNGTYRGNRAMTRYEFAAGLNACLERINELIATSTNNLVKKEDLATLQKLQEEFTAELATLRGRVDALESRTTELEANQFSTTTKLNGEAIFAVAGIVSGDNARGEKINRNTILGDRIRLNFDTSFTGKDLLRTRLQATNLNAFSGNSTFTPEGDLRFAGGTFANDNKNDVGVDALLYQFPLTKKTNVFVEANAGAADDFTNTVNPYLDGDGGSGALSHFGTRNPIYYLVNGTGLGIQHQLSKNLELSLGYLANDPANPQNKSGLFNGPYGAIAQLTVKPSEKFTLGLTYANSYNNDFTANGSTGSNRANLRSALLNNPNLPNDLAPFSGSDLPVSSNAYGAEASLQLSDKFVLGGWAGYTNTRILASNGSGINRGTLDIWNWAVTLGFPDLGKKGNLAGIVVGMEPYVTNSSVAQIGKDKNNSYHLEAFYQYKVSDNITVTPGIIWLTSPDNNSNNNDAVIGALRTTFTF from the coding sequence ATGTCAAAAGCTATCTGGAGTTTTCTTCGGCAGGCTCCATTAATTGTGCTTGTTGCCTCAGTTTTTGGTTATAGTAGACTGGCGATCGCATCTCCTGGAAATAACACTACATCAAAATCTGAAAGTAACCAAACCGAGCAATCTCTAGATTCTACTGATGCTGTAGCGCAAGTCACCTCCGTATCTCAATTATCAGATGTGCAGCCCACTGATTGGGCATTTCAAGCGTTGCAATCATTAGTAGAACGTTACGGCTGTATTGCTGGATATCCCAATGGTACATATCGCGGTAATCGAGCGATGACGCGATATGAATTTGCGGCGGGTTTGAATGCTTGTCTGGAACGCATCAATGAACTCATTGCTACCTCAACTAATAATTTGGTTAAGAAAGAAGATTTAGCCACATTACAAAAATTGCAAGAGGAATTTACCGCAGAACTGGCTACCTTACGCGGTCGAGTGGATGCGCTGGAATCACGCACTACCGAACTAGAAGCCAATCAGTTTTCTACCACAACCAAACTCAATGGTGAAGCTATTTTTGCAGTAGCAGGAATTGTGTCAGGAGATAATGCCAGGGGAGAAAAAATCAATCGAAATACTATTTTAGGCGATCGCATCCGCCTCAACTTTGATACCAGCTTTACAGGCAAAGATTTACTCAGAACTCGACTGCAAGCCACAAACCTAAATGCCTTTTCTGGAAACTCTACATTTACACCAGAAGGTGACTTACGGTTTGCTGGTGGAACTTTTGCTAATGACAACAAAAATGATGTTGGGGTAGACGCGCTGTTGTATCAGTTCCCTCTCACCAAGAAAACAAATGTCTTTGTTGAAGCAAATGCAGGTGCAGCCGATGATTTTACTAATACAGTAAACCCCTACTTAGATGGAGATGGTGGTAGCGGCGCTCTTTCTCATTTTGGGACTCGTAACCCTATTTACTATCTAGTTAATGGTACTGGTTTAGGAATCCAGCACCAGTTGAGCAAGAATCTGGAACTAAGTTTGGGGTATTTAGCTAATGATCCTGCTAATCCTCAAAATAAAAGTGGTTTATTCAACGGCCCTTATGGAGCCATAGCACAGTTAACGGTCAAACCTAGTGAGAAATTCACCCTTGGTTTGACTTACGCTAATTCTTACAACAATGATTTCACAGCCAATGGTAGTACAGGTAGTAACCGTGCTAACCTGCGTTCAGCTTTACTGAATAATCCCAATTTACCAAATGATTTAGCTCCATTTTCTGGTTCTGATCTACCAGTATCCAGTAATGCTTATGGTGCAGAAGCATCATTACAACTGAGTGATAAATTTGTCTTGGGTGGCTGGGCTGGCTACACTAACACTCGTATCCTGGCAAGTAATGGAAGTGGAATTAATCGGGGAACTCTTGATATCTGGAACTGGGCGGTTACTTTGGGATTCCCCGACCTTGGTAAAAAAGGGAACCTAGCAGGTATCGTAGTTGGCATGGAACCTTATGTGACAAATTCAAGTGTCGCTCAAATCGGCAAAGACAAGAATAATTCATATCATCTAGAAGCTTTCTACCAGTACAAAGTGAGCGACAATATTACCGTTACCCCCGGAATTATTTGGTTGACTTCGCCCGATAACAACAGTAATAACAATGATGCTGTCATTGGTGCATTGAGAACTACTTTTACTTTCTAA
- a CDS encoding DUF4363 domain-containing protein: protein MNRFNPALIVALISLMALVGCNNGEQPTAQTSPAGSSISETAASPTLTTSAETSASPTGTTNTQTTATPTATTEFQGLQGVVTNTKAAVEAGNFTKAKGEFEKFEDFWSKVEDGVKVKSPNAYKEIEDKSDEIKAGLKASAPNKQKMLTALEVLQKNITSVAKP from the coding sequence ATGAATCGTTTTAATCCAGCACTGATAGTTGCTTTAATCAGCCTGATGGCTTTGGTTGGATGCAACAATGGGGAACAACCTACTGCACAGACATCACCTGCTGGCAGTTCTATCTCCGAAACAGCAGCTAGTCCCACTCTAACAACCAGCGCTGAAACATCTGCTAGTCCCACTGGGACAACCAACACTCAAACAACTGCCACTCCCACTGCAACAACCGAATTTCAAGGTCTACAGGGTGTTGTTACCAATACTAAGGCGGCAGTTGAAGCAGGAAATTTTACCAAAGCTAAAGGGGAATTTGAGAAATTTGAGGATTTCTGGTCAAAGGTTGAGGATGGAGTCAAAGTTAAATCTCCCAATGCCTACAAAGAAATTGAAGATAAATCCGATGAGATCAAGGCAGGGCTTAAAGCCTCTGCACCAAATAAACAGAAAATGTTAACAGCCTTAGAGGTTCTTCAGAAGAATATCACGAGTGTTGCCAAGCCTTAA
- a CDS encoding peptidase, with protein MKRSFRKYHRILGIIISLPLVLTVLTGMLTTFVREWSMSIGVPASFFLSIHTGEIFHLEGIYPILNGLGLLGLLVTGLSMSGLFGKRTRQNPNN; from the coding sequence ATGAAACGTTCATTTCGTAAGTATCATCGTATCCTTGGCATCATCATATCTCTGCCACTTGTGTTAACTGTACTGACTGGGATGTTAACAACATTTGTTCGCGAGTGGTCTATGAGTATAGGAGTTCCAGCTAGCTTCTTCTTAAGTATCCATACAGGCGAAATCTTTCATCTTGAAGGAATCTACCCAATTTTGAACGGATTAGGACTTCTGGGATTGTTGGTGACAGGATTAAGTATGTCTGGTTTATTTGGTAAAAGGACTCGGCAAAACCCCAACAATTAA
- a CDS encoding HAMP domain-containing sensor histidine kinase, with protein MFQALGRRLLFSYLGVMVTIWGTSTTFVYHFLSYNLYQKIDSEIINLANAASHNLIAAPVDKKAINTRIPRVLDNDNDGDLDIPWQDLRENHQGVEWFDVNGRLLAKAGNTISRMSFTANFNVSQYQKIRSITIPVYLHSLSVGKELEGYVRVSESTEELEEELDRLLWGFELGGLIVIILSAFGGWWLTRQSLQPIEQNIQQLKQFTADASHELRSPLTIIKTSVEVIMNYPERVHPANVNKLEAISSATNQMTQLVEDLLLLARTDAVTSPQVIEWISIPLDELLEDLVDFWEPQAVSKEITLKSKISSEVFIKGEAIQLKRLFSNLLQNALYYTPKGGTVIVSLVQLERLVAINVQDTGIGIAPEHLPLIFNRFWRADQARSQREGGLGLGLAIADAIARTHGGDITVTSEVGVGSCFQVRLPLAS; from the coding sequence ATGTTTCAGGCTTTAGGCAGGCGGCTTTTATTTTCATACTTAGGTGTAATGGTAACAATTTGGGGTACTTCTACTACATTTGTCTACCATTTTTTATCCTACAATCTCTACCAAAAAATAGATAGCGAAATCATAAATTTAGCAAATGCAGCTTCTCACAACTTAATAGCAGCACCAGTAGACAAAAAAGCAATTAATACTAGAATTCCTCGAGTTTTAGATAATGATAATGATGGAGATTTAGATATTCCTTGGCAAGATTTACGTGAAAATCATCAAGGAGTAGAATGGTTTGATGTTAATGGTCGGCTGTTAGCAAAAGCGGGAAACACTATTTCTCGGATGTCATTTACTGCTAATTTTAACGTCAGCCAATACCAAAAAATTCGTAGTATTACTATTCCTGTTTATCTGCATAGTTTAAGTGTGGGAAAAGAACTTGAAGGCTATGTGCGAGTTAGTGAATCTACAGAAGAACTAGAAGAAGAACTTGACAGACTTTTATGGGGATTTGAGTTAGGAGGGCTGATCGTAATAATTCTTAGTGCTTTTGGTGGTTGGTGGCTAACAAGACAATCTTTACAGCCTATTGAGCAAAATATTCAGCAATTAAAACAGTTTACTGCCGATGCTTCCCATGAGTTACGTAGTCCTTTAACAATAATTAAAACTTCTGTTGAAGTGATCATGAATTATCCAGAGCGAGTTCATCCAGCTAATGTGAATAAATTGGAAGCAATATCATCAGCAACTAATCAAATGACTCAATTAGTAGAAGATTTACTTTTATTAGCTCGAACTGATGCAGTAACGAGTCCTCAAGTGATTGAATGGATAAGTATTCCTTTAGATGAACTATTAGAGGATTTGGTGGATTTTTGGGAACCGCAAGCAGTCTCTAAGGAAATTACTCTGAAGTCAAAAATATCAAGCGAAGTTTTCATTAAAGGTGAAGCTATTCAACTAAAGCGATTATTTTCTAATCTGTTGCAAAATGCCTTGTATTATACCCCGAAAGGAGGAACCGTGATAGTTTCTCTGGTTCAACTTGAGCGGCTGGTAGCAATAAATGTTCAGGATACTGGTATTGGTATTGCTCCAGAACACCTTCCGTTAATTTTTAATCGCTTTTGGAGGGCAGATCAGGCTAGAAGCCAGCGAGAGGGAGGCTTAGGTTTGGGATTAGCTATTGCCGATGCGATCGCTAGAACTCATGGAGGAGATATTACTGTCACCAGTGAAGTCGGTGTTGGTAGCTGCTTTCAAGTACGTTTGCCATTAGCTTCTTAG
- a CDS encoding response regulator transcription factor, protein MKILLVEDEYRIAKALAEVLIDQNYLVDIANDGQEGLEFAKAFPYDLIVLDLMLPKLDGITLCRQLRLEGYSIPILLLTAKDTSTDIVIGLDAGADDYVVKPFDLQELMARIRALLRRIITILPPVFEWENLRLDPSIYEVKYNGQLVHLTPKEYRILELFLRHSHQVFNRNEILEHLWSFEEPPGEETIKVHIRSLRQKLKSAGASVDFIETVYGLGYRLKQTF, encoded by the coding sequence ATGAAAATTCTTTTAGTAGAAGATGAATATCGGATTGCAAAAGCACTTGCAGAAGTACTAATTGATCAAAATTATCTTGTTGATATTGCAAATGATGGTCAAGAGGGATTGGAATTTGCTAAAGCCTTTCCTTATGACTTAATAGTGTTAGATTTGATGTTACCAAAGCTGGATGGCATAACTTTGTGTCGGCAACTACGACTTGAGGGCTACTCTATACCTATTCTGTTGCTAACCGCAAAAGACACTAGTACCGATATTGTAATTGGGTTAGATGCCGGAGCAGATGATTATGTTGTCAAACCCTTTGATTTACAAGAACTAATGGCTCGCATTCGGGCTTTACTCAGGCGGATAATTACTATTTTACCTCCTGTATTTGAGTGGGAAAACTTGCGTTTAGATCCAAGTATTTATGAAGTTAAATATAATGGACAACTAGTACATCTGACTCCCAAAGAATATAGGATTTTGGAATTGTTTTTACGTCACAGCCATCAAGTATTTAATCGCAACGAGATTCTGGAACACCTTTGGTCTTTTGAAGAGCCACCAGGAGAAGAAACAATAAAAGTTCACATTCGAAGTTTAAGACAAAAATTAAAATCAGCTGGAGCTAGTGTTGATTTTATTGAGACAGTATATGGTTTAGGCTACCGACTAAAACAAACTTTTTAA
- a CDS encoding AarF/ABC1/UbiB kinase family protein, whose amino-acid sequence MSKVTIPLEKPLRYDPEAIAQKYRDRKMQVFKRWLQIVLPILDFTVKWWWNRKTGQSTQKQQRQAIQLREIATHLGPAYIKVGQALSTRPDLLPSAYIDELVKLQDQLPAFSNELAYKFIQEELGETPDQIYAELSAEPIAAASLGQVYQGRLHTGEIVAVKVQRPDLAEKIALDIYILRSLAIILQKRYQKIRTNLVAILDEFATRLFEEMDYIQEGKNAEQFASLYGSLIDIHVPLIYWKYTNRRVLTMEWIKGTKLTHPAEIQSQGIDARSIIEVGIQCTLRQLLEHGFFHADPHPGNLLVMKNGKLAYLDFGMMSEIKPDQRYALINAVIHIVNRDFSALVQDYIELEFLPPDANVTPIGAALTRLFNDALTSSVAQLNFQVIIQQLSDLMYQYSFQVPAYYALIIRSLVALEGIAISIDPDFKVLVSAYPYVLKRLLTDPAPQLQPTFNNLLFKNGSFRWNRLETVLINFSSTKDFNFSRTLEQGVSYLLSDQGKFVRIRLADELLKILDAFGEILLSKTPVIFGMHMNYHHQDLVVNIDLETLEYLKRIWILLQKSPGFDSIQLARAVAQILMIPVTHEIGQYIVKELLQRSMNRLINHEITA is encoded by the coding sequence ATGAGTAAAGTCACAATTCCATTAGAAAAACCTCTCCGCTATGACCCAGAAGCTATCGCTCAAAAATACCGCGATCGTAAAATGCAAGTCTTCAAGCGGTGGCTGCAAATTGTACTTCCCATACTTGACTTTACTGTTAAATGGTGGTGGAACCGCAAAACAGGACAGTCCACACAAAAGCAGCAGCGTCAAGCCATTCAACTGCGAGAAATTGCCACTCACCTTGGCCCCGCCTACATTAAGGTTGGTCAAGCACTGTCTACTCGCCCTGATTTACTGCCCTCAGCCTATATAGATGAACTTGTTAAGCTTCAAGATCAGTTGCCTGCTTTTTCTAACGAACTAGCATACAAATTTATTCAAGAAGAATTAGGGGAAACTCCAGACCAAATTTATGCAGAATTATCTGCTGAACCGATCGCCGCCGCTTCTCTAGGGCAAGTTTATCAAGGCCGATTACACACAGGAGAGATAGTTGCTGTTAAAGTTCAAAGACCTGATCTTGCAGAAAAAATTGCTCTAGATATATATATCTTGCGGAGTCTGGCCATTATCTTACAAAAGCGATACCAGAAAATTCGCACTAATTTAGTTGCCATCTTAGATGAATTTGCTACTCGTCTATTTGAAGAGATGGACTATATCCAAGAAGGAAAAAATGCAGAACAGTTTGCTAGTCTTTATGGTTCGCTGATTGATATTCATGTACCCCTAATCTATTGGAAATATACTAATCGCCGCGTTTTAACGATGGAGTGGATTAAGGGAACCAAGTTAACTCACCCAGCCGAGATTCAGTCTCAGGGAATTGATGCTCGTTCTATAATTGAAGTTGGAATACAGTGTACTCTCAGGCAATTGCTAGAACATGGTTTTTTTCATGCCGATCCTCATCCAGGTAATTTGCTGGTAATGAAAAATGGCAAGCTAGCTTATTTAGACTTTGGTATGATGAGCGAAATCAAGCCTGATCAAAGGTATGCCTTGATTAACGCTGTTATTCACATTGTCAATCGAGACTTTTCAGCACTGGTACAAGACTATATAGAATTGGAGTTTTTACCTCCTGATGCAAACGTAACTCCTATCGGTGCCGCATTAACAAGGCTGTTTAATGATGCGCTTACATCTAGCGTTGCTCAATTAAACTTTCAGGTAATTATTCAACAGCTTTCAGACTTAATGTACCAGTATTCTTTTCAAGTACCAGCGTACTATGCACTAATTATTCGTTCGTTGGTAGCATTAGAGGGAATTGCAATCAGTATAGACCCGGACTTTAAAGTTTTAGTTTCTGCATATCCTTACGTTCTCAAACGCCTTTTAACTGATCCAGCCCCACAATTACAACCGACTTTTAATAATCTACTCTTTAAAAATGGTAGTTTTCGGTGGAATCGTCTAGAAACAGTATTAATAAACTTTAGTAGTACTAAAGATTTTAACTTCAGTAGAACATTAGAACAGGGTGTTAGTTATTTACTATCAGATCAAGGGAAGTTTGTTCGCATCCGTCTGGCGGATGAGCTACTCAAAATCTTAGATGCTTTTGGCGAAATCTTGCTATCTAAAACACCAGTTATTTTTGGGATGCATATGAATTATCATCACCAAGATTTAGTAGTAAATATTGATTTAGAGACGCTAGAATACCTTAAACGTATTTGGATACTATTGCAAAAATCGCCAGGATTTGACTCCATACAACTAGCGCGAGCAGTTGCCCAAATTTTGATGATACCAGTGACTCATGAAATTGGCCAATATATTGTCAAAGAACTGTTGCAAAGAAGTATGAACCGACTTATAAATCATGAAATTACAGCTTAA
- a CDS encoding cation-translocating P-type ATPase has translation MTSTTSDSGFTQPAETSAWHTLEVVKAIRRLGSDRTFGLTTSKVTEYLRRYGSNELTEGGTRSPGEILWDQFKNIMLLMLIAVAIISAVLDVREALTKGIFVFPKDAVAIFVVVILNGVLGYLQESGAEKALAALKNLASSKVRVIRDGKTLEVESKELVPGDVMLLEAGVKVPADGRLLEAVNLQVRESALTGEAHAVNKQAEVQLPEDAPLGDRINLVFSGTEVVQGRATVLVTSTGMQTELGKIASALQSVESEPTPLQKRMTQLGNVLVTGALVLVVIVIAGGTFFNPSLFEELVKVSLSMAVAVVPEGLPAVITVTLALGTQRMVKRNALIRKLPAVETLGSVTVICSDKTGTLTQNKMVVQAVCTGSNTAHVTGDGYTPNGEFQWQDKTHLSQAHPELQALLLACVLCNDAILQKENGEWSILGDPTEGALLSLAGKGSFRKDEQDNRFARVAEFPFSSERKRMSVMVEAEGSGAGISAFHLHATPHLMFTKGSPELTLERCTHIQVGNDVKPLTAEQRSRILEQNNKMAMRGLRVLGFANKLLTELPPEGSEDISENALTWLGLVGMLDAPRPEVRDAVARCRTAGIRPIMITGDHQLTAKAIAEDLGIASPKDEVLTGRELEKFSMAELEQHVDRVSVYARVSPEHKLKIVQALQHRGHVVAMTGDGVNDAPALKQADIGVAMGITGTDVSKEASDMVLLDDNFSTIVAAAEEGRVVYINIRRFIRYILGSNIGEVLTIAAAPLMGLGGVPLSPLQILWMNLVTDGVPALALAVEPGRPIVMQQPPKNPKENIFARGLGSYMIRIGIVLAIISIAMMSWAYGYTQANTAGGTLDPDRWKTMVFTTLCLSQMGHALAIRSNTRLFMEINPFSNPFILASVILTSILQLLLIYVEPLRNFFSTHYLTFMELMICIGFSALTFVWIELEKLFIRWRRRTQ, from the coding sequence ATGACTTCTACTACGTCAGACTCTGGGTTCACTCAACCAGCTGAAACGTCTGCATGGCATACCTTAGAAGTTGTTAAAGCTATTAGGCGATTAGGAAGCGATCGCACATTTGGTTTAACGACCTCAAAAGTTACAGAATATCTCAGACGTTATGGTTCAAATGAGCTAACAGAAGGTGGAACCCGCTCCCCCGGAGAAATCCTCTGGGATCAATTCAAAAACATCATGTTGCTGATGTTAATTGCTGTGGCAATTATCTCTGCTGTTCTGGATGTCCGGGAAGCTTTAACTAAAGGAATATTCGTCTTTCCTAAAGATGCCGTCGCCATTTTTGTAGTAGTGATTTTGAATGGCGTATTGGGCTACCTACAGGAAAGTGGTGCAGAAAAAGCTTTAGCAGCCCTGAAAAATTTGGCATCTTCTAAGGTACGGGTAATTCGAGATGGCAAAACCTTAGAGGTTGAGTCTAAAGAATTAGTACCCGGAGATGTTATGTTACTGGAAGCCGGTGTTAAGGTTCCTGCTGATGGGCGATTGTTGGAGGCGGTGAACTTGCAGGTGCGAGAATCTGCCTTAACAGGAGAAGCTCATGCAGTTAACAAGCAAGCCGAAGTCCAATTACCAGAAGATGCACCATTAGGCGATCGCATCAATCTAGTTTTTTCAGGTACGGAAGTAGTGCAAGGTCGAGCAACGGTGCTAGTCACAAGCACCGGAATGCAGACAGAATTAGGAAAAATTGCTAGTGCTTTACAGTCGGTAGAGTCGGAACCTACCCCACTTCAAAAACGCATGACCCAACTAGGAAATGTCCTAGTCACAGGTGCATTAGTGCTGGTGGTGATTGTAATTGCTGGTGGTACTTTCTTCAATCCCAGTTTGTTTGAAGAACTAGTCAAAGTTTCTTTGAGTATGGCGGTAGCGGTAGTACCAGAAGGCTTACCTGCTGTGATTACAGTCACACTGGCATTAGGAACACAGCGCATGGTGAAGCGAAATGCACTCATTCGCAAACTACCAGCGGTAGAAACCCTCGGTTCCGTCACCGTCATTTGTTCTGATAAGACTGGAACTTTGACTCAAAACAAAATGGTAGTACAAGCTGTTTGCACAGGCAGCAATACAGCCCACGTTACCGGAGATGGCTATACTCCTAATGGTGAATTTCAATGGCAAGATAAAACCCATCTTTCCCAAGCTCACCCAGAACTGCAAGCCTTATTACTAGCTTGCGTACTCTGTAATGATGCCATATTACAAAAAGAAAATGGCGAGTGGTCAATTTTGGGCGACCCCACAGAAGGTGCATTGTTGTCATTGGCAGGTAAAGGTTCTTTCCGCAAAGACGAGCAAGATAATCGCTTTGCACGGGTGGCAGAGTTTCCCTTCTCCTCAGAACGCAAACGGATGAGCGTTATGGTGGAAGCAGAAGGATCTGGTGCAGGTATCAGCGCCTTCCATTTGCACGCAACTCCCCATCTGATGTTTACTAAAGGCTCTCCCGAATTGACATTAGAACGATGCACTCACATTCAAGTCGGTAACGATGTCAAACCACTAACAGCAGAACAACGAAGCCGTATTCTAGAGCAAAATAACAAGATGGCAATGCGAGGGCTAAGGGTTCTCGGCTTTGCTAACAAACTATTAACTGAACTACCACCAGAAGGTTCTGAAGATATTTCCGAAAACGCTCTCACATGGCTAGGATTGGTAGGAATGTTGGATGCTCCTCGTCCGGAAGTACGGGATGCAGTTGCTCGCTGTCGCACGGCGGGAATTCGTCCGATAATGATTACAGGCGACCACCAACTGACAGCAAAAGCGATCGCTGAAGATTTAGGTATTGCCAGTCCTAAAGATGAAGTCCTCACAGGTCGAGAACTCGAAAAATTTAGCATGGCAGAACTAGAACAACATGTAGACCGCGTTAGCGTCTACGCTCGCGTCTCTCCAGAACACAAGCTGAAGATTGTGCAAGCACTCCAACATCGGGGTCATGTTGTGGCTATGACTGGCGATGGCGTTAATGATGCTCCGGCTCTGAAGCAAGCAGATATTGGTGTAGCAATGGGTATTACTGGCACTGATGTCAGTAAAGAAGCTAGCGACATGGTGCTATTAGATGACAACTTTTCTACTATTGTGGCAGCAGCAGAAGAAGGACGTGTCGTTTACATCAACATCCGCCGCTTTATCCGCTATATACTCGGCAGTAATATTGGAGAAGTACTCACAATTGCTGCTGCACCTCTGATGGGTTTAGGTGGTGTACCCCTATCACCGCTACAAATCCTCTGGATGAACCTTGTTACAGACGGAGTTCCCGCCCTAGCACTAGCTGTGGAACCGGGTAGACCAATTGTGATGCAACAACCTCCCAAAAATCCCAAGGAGAATATTTTTGCCCGTGGGTTAGGATCATACATGATTCGGATTGGAATTGTTTTAGCGATCATTAGTATCGCTATGATGTCCTGGGCTTATGGATACACCCAAGCAAATACGGCAGGTGGTACTCTTGATCCAGACCGTTGGAAAACAATGGTCTTTACTACTCTGTGTTTGTCACAGATGGGACACGCTCTAGCAATTCGCTCTAACACCCGTCTGTTTATGGAGATTAATCCCTTCTCTAATCCCTTTATTCTGGCATCGGTAATATTGACATCAATACTGCAACTGCTATTGATTTACGTTGAACCATTACGGAACTTCTTCAGCACCCACTACCTCACCTTCATGGAATTAATGATTTGTATTGGTTTTAGCGCACTTACCTTTGTGTGGATTGAACTAGAGAAGTTATTTATCCGTTGGCGTAGAAGGACTCAGTAG